In a single window of the Flavobacteriales bacterium genome:
- a CDS encoding TonB-dependent receptor plug domain-containing protein has product MRIRFTLLLISILFTVAAFAQNKTVTGVIKDKKSGETLVAASVIVKGTTTGVQTDANGKFSIELDLSEPKTLVVSYLGYQDFEIPVDKNNTNVTVEMETINMVGQEVVVSGSRVSETIMESTASIQKMNVRDINEVASGNFYQSMSTLKGVDVTTSSMGFQVINMRGFNTTAPVRIVQFVDGMDNQAPGLNFPVGNMVGANDLDLESVEVISGPASALYGPNAFQGVVSMRTKNPYDYPGLSVKIQGGSRDYADFQARYAGTFGKEKRWGLKITGQYKRANDWIANDTKYRPDYYDPTDSVAPNLYGDISTDIDLSAIIEKLQDDQTLTQQQRDDYIALNNWLGLVSPNAYPGTINVKAPGYTEHQLANNNTFSAKATAALHYRFKKGIEASLTYKFGTGTAIYQASNRYSINNILFQQVKAEITGKNWLVRAYSTFEDAGKSYDIVFTGINISKQGIKDYVGEYLGAYFDTLKVMTNDFDGDASAAQVQAAKEHARAVADANGWIPAGSTKFDSLRNDIINNANLQKGSKFTDKSNLQHVEGQYNFHTPYFDLLVGANVRRYDPQSFGTIFSDTLVNRGDTLANGSADLSAKFVNLQVWEVGGFAQMTKGFFDDKFKIMASVRADKNKNFPVQFSPRVSMMYNLKGHIFRVAAQSAFRIPTLQNQYINLDIGPLTIAGNLNGWDNLYTLESVTNFENYLDSVQNQGAWFDSAYDVAAKKLKTFSAKKLRPEQVKTIELGYRGVLFKKLYVDANWYYNWYTDFIGEIRVVQPHNASVNDQSGVDQLLSYSASNESYTRYQIPVNATQSVRSMGATLGLVYYINDNYSASVNYTFAQLIDKNLDDPIIPGFNTPKNKFNVGVKGRKVWKGLGFSANFQWVDKYLWQSTFGTGMVKSYSFLDLQLSYEIPKWYSTLRFGASNVYNLQRQEAFGSPKIGTMVYGSILFDIKQL; this is encoded by the coding sequence ATGAGAATACGGTTTACCCTCCTCCTCATTTCCATCCTATTTACCGTTGCCGCCTTTGCACAGAACAAGACCGTAACGGGTGTGATCAAGGACAAGAAAAGCGGTGAAACGCTGGTCGCTGCATCTGTAATAGTTAAAGGTACAACTACCGGGGTGCAGACAGACGCCAACGGGAAGTTCAGCATCGAGCTCGACCTATCGGAACCGAAGACCCTTGTGGTTAGCTACCTCGGTTATCAGGACTTTGAGATACCTGTGGATAAGAACAACACCAACGTGACCGTGGAGATGGAGACCATCAACATGGTGGGGCAGGAAGTGGTGGTGTCCGGTTCGCGCGTGTCGGAGACCATCATGGAAAGTACCGCCAGCATTCAGAAGATGAATGTGCGCGACATCAACGAGGTGGCATCGGGCAACTTCTACCAGAGCATGAGCACGCTGAAGGGCGTGGATGTGACCACGAGCAGTATGGGCTTTCAGGTCATCAACATGCGCGGTTTCAATACCACGGCCCCTGTGCGTATCGTTCAGTTTGTGGATGGAATGGACAACCAGGCCCCGGGGTTGAACTTCCCGGTGGGAAACATGGTGGGTGCCAACGACCTCGACCTCGAAAGTGTGGAGGTGATCAGTGGGCCGGCCTCGGCCTTGTACGGCCCCAACGCCTTTCAGGGGGTGGTGAGCATGCGGACGAAGAACCCGTACGACTATCCGGGCCTATCGGTGAAGATACAGGGCGGTAGCCGCGACTATGCCGATTTCCAAGCACGCTACGCGGGAACCTTCGGCAAGGAGAAGCGCTGGGGTTTGAAAATAACAGGGCAGTATAAGCGTGCGAACGACTGGATAGCCAACGACACCAAGTACCGCCCCGACTACTACGACCCGACCGACAGCGTGGCACCCAACCTGTATGGCGACATCAGCACGGACATCGACCTCTCGGCCATCATCGAGAAATTGCAGGACGACCAGACGCTGACGCAGCAGCAGCGCGATGACTACATTGCTTTGAACAACTGGTTGGGGCTGGTTTCGCCCAATGCCTATCCGGGAACCATTAACGTAAAGGCACCGGGCTACACGGAGCATCAGTTGGCCAACAACAACACCTTCAGCGCCAAGGCCACGGCCGCGCTGCACTACCGCTTTAAGAAAGGCATTGAGGCTTCGCTGACGTACAAGTTCGGAACGGGTACGGCCATCTATCAGGCGTCCAACCGTTACAGCATCAACAATATTCTGTTCCAACAGGTGAAGGCCGAGATAACGGGCAAGAACTGGTTGGTGCGCGCCTACTCTACGTTTGAGGACGCAGGCAAGTCATACGATATCGTATTCACAGGCATCAACATCTCCAAACAGGGGATCAAGGATTATGTGGGCGAATACCTCGGTGCCTACTTCGATACCCTGAAGGTGATGACCAACGACTTTGACGGAGATGCCTCGGCCGCGCAGGTTCAGGCCGCGAAGGAGCATGCACGGGCGGTGGCCGATGCCAACGGCTGGATCCCTGCGGGCAGCACCAAGTTCGATTCGCTCCGCAACGACATCATCAACAACGCCAACCTTCAGAAAGGTTCCAAGTTCACAGACAAGTCGAACCTACAGCATGTGGAGGGACAGTACAATTTCCACACGCCTTACTTCGACCTGCTGGTGGGCGCCAACGTCCGCAGGTACGACCCGCAGTCGTTCGGAACCATCTTCTCCGACACGCTGGTGAACCGTGGCGATACGCTTGCCAACGGCTCTGCCGACCTCAGCGCCAAGTTTGTGAACCTACAGGTTTGGGAAGTGGGCGGCTTTGCCCAGATGACGAAGGGCTTCTTTGATGACAAGTTCAAGATCATGGCCTCGGTGCGGGCGGATAAGAACAAGAACTTCCCTGTGCAGTTCTCGCCCCGCGTATCGATGATGTACAACCTGAAGGGACACATCTTCCGCGTGGCGGCACAGAGCGCATTCCGTATTCCAACGCTGCAGAACCAGTACATCAACCTTGATATCGGTCCGCTGACCATTGCAGGCAACCTGAACGGCTGGGACAACCTCTACACCTTGGAGTCGGTGACCAATTTTGAGAACTACTTGGACAGCGTTCAGAACCAAGGCGCGTGGTTTGACTCGGCTTATGATGTTGCCGCCAAGAAGTTGAAGACGTTCTCGGCCAAGAAGCTGCGACCAGAGCAGGTGAAGACCATCGAGCTCGGTTATCGGGGTGTGCTCTTCAAGAAACTGTATGTGGATGCGAACTGGTACTACAACTGGTACACCGATTTCATTGGGGAGATACGCGTGGTGCAGCCGCACAACGCCAGCGTGAACGACCAGAGCGGTGTGGATCAGCTTCTCTCCTACTCGGCCAGCAACGAATCGTACACGCGGTATCAGATTCCTGTGAATGCCACGCAGTCGGTGCGTTCGATGGGTGCCACCCTCGGTCTGGTCTATTACATCAACGACAACTATTCGGCCTCGGTCAACTACACGTTCGCGCAGCTTATTGACAAGAATCTGGATGACCCCATCATTCCAGGGTTCAACACCCCGAAGAACAAATTCAACGTGGGAGTTAAAGGCCGCAAGGTGTGGAAAGGGCTGGGTTTCTCTGCCAACTTCCAATGGGTTGACAAATACCTCTGGCAAAGCACGTTCGGAACGGGAATGGTCAAATCCTACTCCTTCCTCGACCTTCAGTTGAGCTACGAGATACCGAAATGGTATTCCACGCTACGCTTCGGTGCGTCAAATGTTTATAACTTACAACGTCAAGAGGCCTTCGGTTCTCCTAAGATCGGAACGATGGTCTATGGTTCTATCCTATTCGACATTAAACAACTCTAA
- a CDS encoding DoxX family membrane protein, whose protein sequence is MKKLLFSNRPIATDLGLLIIRLASGGIMAFSHGWGKLQGLLEGDFSFADPLGIGQAPSLVLTVFAEFVCGVLVALGLFTRAALVPLIITMVVAVFIVHADDPFGKQEFGLLFLVPYATLFLTGPGKYSLDKKFG, encoded by the coding sequence ATGAAAAAGCTACTCTTCTCAAACAGACCTATTGCCACCGACCTCGGTCTACTAATAATCCGTTTGGCTTCAGGAGGCATCATGGCCTTCAGTCATGGTTGGGGAAAATTGCAAGGACTTTTGGAAGGAGATTTCAGCTTTGCTGACCCTCTCGGCATTGGCCAGGCACCATCGCTTGTTTTGACGGTATTCGCGGAGTTTGTTTGCGGAGTTCTTGTTGCGCTTGGCCTCTTTACGCGTGCCGCCTTGGTGCCGCTCATCATTACGATGGTGGTGGCCGTTTTTATTGTGCATGCAGACGACCCTTTCGGTAAGCAGGAGTTCGGCCTGTTGTTCCTTGTGCCTTACGCAACGTTATTCTTAACGGGCCCTGGCAAGTATTCGCTGGATAAAAAGTTTGGTTAA
- a CDS encoding glycosyl transferase, whose amino-acid sequence MQRILIIRFSSIGDIVLTSPVVRALRKKFPEADIRFVTKKQYAELVQPNPHLNGVFLLNDSLNVLAKELKAFNPDVVIDLHHNLRTRILKTLVGGQWHAFHKLNVEKWLKVNLKVDRLPNIHIVDRYMETLKPLGVENDGKGLDFFFDPFAFGISPKGREPQLPESFASGFVAVVVGAKFKTKQLPEHKLIELCNGIQRPILLIGGPEDEAFGEAIAAKSSANVFNGCGKYSLLESAWLIRQSQLVITHDTGMMHIAAAFNKKIISIWGNTIPAFGMFPYLPKGGESFISEVNGLDCRPCSKIGFDKCPKGHFNCMEQQDIFAVIQQTIKFTGL is encoded by the coding sequence GTGCAGCGCATTCTCATTATCCGTTTCAGTTCCATTGGCGATATCGTTCTCACGAGTCCCGTGGTGAGGGCGTTGCGCAAGAAATTTCCAGAGGCCGACATCCGCTTCGTGACCAAAAAGCAGTATGCCGAGTTGGTGCAACCGAATCCGCATTTGAACGGTGTCTTTCTTTTGAACGACAGTTTGAATGTACTGGCCAAGGAACTCAAAGCGTTCAACCCCGATGTGGTCATCGATCTGCATCATAATCTCCGCACGCGCATTCTCAAAACCCTGGTCGGTGGCCAATGGCACGCCTTCCATAAACTGAATGTGGAGAAATGGCTAAAGGTGAACCTGAAGGTGGATCGACTGCCCAACATTCACATCGTTGACCGTTACATGGAAACGCTCAAACCGCTGGGGGTTGAGAATGATGGGAAGGGTTTGGATTTCTTTTTTGACCCCTTTGCCTTCGGCATCTCCCCAAAGGGGAGAGAACCCCAACTTCCTGAAAGCTTTGCGTCTGGTTTTGTGGCTGTGGTGGTCGGAGCGAAATTCAAAACCAAGCAATTGCCAGAACATAAGTTGATAGAACTCTGTAACGGTATCCAACGGCCCATTCTGCTTATTGGCGGACCGGAAGATGAAGCGTTTGGCGAGGCCATTGCCGCAAAGTCATCTGCAAACGTTTTCAATGGTTGCGGCAAGTATTCCCTGCTCGAATCCGCTTGGCTCATCCGCCAGTCGCAGTTGGTCATTACGCACGATACGGGAATGATGCATATCGCAGCCGCATTCAACAAAAAGATCATTTCCATTTGGGGAAACACCATTCCTGCCTTTGGCATGTTTCCGTATCTGCCAAAAGGAGGTGAATCGTTCATCTCAGAAGTGAACGGTCTGGACTGTCGCCCGTGCAGCAAGATCGGTTTCGATAAGTGCCCTAAAGGTCATTTCAACTGCATGGAACAGCAGGATATTTTTGCGGTTATTCAACAAACCATCAAATTCACAGGATTATGA
- a CDS encoding CocE/NonD family hydrolase, which produces MKRVLFSLLLIGTFVNTSRGQGDVILNGKIDNLLEFSTVYSEEFIMHDSTKLMTDVYLPIMRDCLMVPVSIPIPTQLQAIFGSQPIEYNLELIPRNTQYIIYDSLNGQPNPNPYKLPMVLTRTPYDKGDQNAGEAPVMNLLGYAFLKQDQRGRYASEGVYLPLTSDGWNKGVYHPNFQHVLDATDPSDPKNGNKHEDGFDTWNYIKHRLVRDYDLDGDGITDTTDLVYSGRFAMFGASALGYNQYQAAAAHMIDENEPGCKALMPIVAPADFYKGVGFPNGVLRDRLVTGWLKGQIFTGTDDDLIPIDNDMQNNIHSSADYNLPQSIVVNSVVHEFQQNKFDAANLAIDHFASVQYEDQFGNKTCGYYPNFVGRAEIDVSRAPVDANGEANINGEYSRFGNMEVPAYHLGGWWDIFVDSQTESWANMRRHLSTGKFNRPGVTNRELQKLVLGPWAHQTTGSLTTGDRTYPDNVSDLLGINFDDFSETNIPIDKALNSEVIGWFRYNLNYAPGDSLGEPKFVLPESDNLYPFADLGLAGHIDIRVPAAEVRLPYTQLIGVLTGVTPLTGLKAELVYTTPFGGGTIPIDLPDIPLSNVIPGLNATSIHPIPYRDFADPSEIPNVRLYIVGPNNDTEPQNVNLSNYWLGVDTFPLPEGRDWDAIQRTTFFLHQDGTLDNEAPTTDEGFKMYVHDPDDPIRTVGGANMIVKTPDGERDAQGQFNLKDPRYEPYTMNRPGVISFESAPVKDSLCVIGYPTVKLYAKSNIGGLDEGPTDTDFHIRIVDVYPDGREYFVQDGQVNARARDYVRMLVEEPWKDYSQEHPGDDIPFTNINIGEIYEYVFEMLPIGYTFGDGHKIKILISSSNYNRFQVNPNIPIMPGEFFRRKPGDGKTYIFEGEEYSPRVAIQRVHFSPEHPTQISLPIYTKQYTGIDDPIAEAKGPQMLVYPNPVNDFVSIYMDNGGTYNLKIMSVDGALIRTEQNFRDNMNVDVSTLSQGIYFVELTDTKTNERFVQKFSKL; this is translated from the coding sequence ATGAAAAGAGTTCTATTCTCCCTTCTTCTTATCGGCACGTTCGTGAACACTTCGCGTGGTCAGGGCGATGTGATCCTGAACGGAAAGATCGATAACCTCCTCGAATTCTCCACGGTGTACTCCGAGGAGTTCATCATGCACGACAGCACCAAGCTGATGACGGATGTGTATCTGCCCATTATGCGCGACTGTCTGATGGTTCCTGTGAGCATCCCTATACCGACACAGTTGCAGGCCATTTTCGGTAGCCAGCCCATTGAGTACAACTTGGAGCTGATCCCTCGCAACACGCAGTATATCATCTACGATTCGCTGAACGGCCAGCCGAACCCGAACCCGTACAAATTGCCGATGGTGCTTACCCGTACGCCTTACGACAAGGGCGACCAGAACGCGGGCGAGGCACCTGTGATGAACCTCCTGGGCTATGCCTTCCTGAAACAGGATCAGCGGGGACGATATGCTTCGGAAGGGGTTTATCTGCCGCTTACCAGCGATGGTTGGAACAAGGGCGTGTACCACCCGAACTTCCAACATGTGTTGGATGCCACCGACCCAAGCGACCCGAAGAACGGCAACAAGCACGAGGACGGCTTCGATACGTGGAATTACATCAAACATCGGCTGGTGAGGGATTACGACCTTGATGGCGATGGCATTACCGACACCACCGATCTGGTTTACAGCGGTCGCTTTGCGATGTTCGGAGCTTCGGCCCTCGGCTATAACCAATATCAGGCGGCTGCGGCCCACATGATCGATGAGAATGAGCCCGGTTGTAAGGCGTTGATGCCCATTGTGGCCCCTGCCGACTTCTACAAGGGTGTGGGATTCCCCAACGGGGTGCTGCGCGACCGCTTGGTAACGGGCTGGCTCAAAGGACAGATCTTTACGGGAACGGATGATGACCTCATTCCCATTGACAATGACATGCAGAACAACATTCACAGTTCTGCGGACTACAATTTGCCGCAATCCATTGTGGTGAACTCCGTGGTGCACGAGTTTCAGCAGAACAAATTCGATGCGGCCAACTTGGCCATCGACCACTTTGCTTCGGTTCAGTACGAGGATCAGTTCGGAAACAAGACGTGCGGTTACTACCCCAACTTTGTAGGCCGTGCTGAGATCGATGTGAGCCGCGCACCTGTAGATGCCAATGGTGAAGCGAACATCAACGGTGAGTACAGCCGCTTTGGAAACATGGAGGTCCCTGCGTATCACCTCGGTGGCTGGTGGGACATCTTTGTGGACTCGCAGACGGAGAGCTGGGCCAACATGCGCAGGCATTTGAGCACCGGCAAGTTCAACCGACCCGGTGTGACCAACCGCGAATTGCAAAAGCTGGTACTTGGACCTTGGGCACACCAGACCACAGGTTCGCTGACCACGGGAGACAGAACCTATCCCGACAATGTTTCGGACCTGTTGGGCATCAACTTCGATGATTTCAGCGAAACGAACATCCCGATAGACAAGGCTTTGAACTCGGAGGTGATCGGATGGTTCCGTTACAACCTGAACTACGCCCCGGGAGACTCGTTGGGCGAGCCGAAATTCGTGCTTCCTGAATCGGACAACCTTTATCCGTTCGCTGACCTTGGGTTGGCGGGTCATATCGACATTCGCGTACCGGCAGCCGAAGTGCGATTGCCTTACACGCAGCTTATCGGTGTGCTAACGGGCGTAACGCCACTTACCGGACTGAAAGCCGAATTGGTGTATACCACGCCATTCGGTGGTGGCACCATTCCGATCGATCTACCGGACATTCCATTGAGCAATGTGATCCCCGGATTGAATGCGACCTCCATCCATCCGATCCCTTACCGCGATTTTGCCGACCCGAGCGAGATTCCGAACGTGCGTCTCTACATCGTGGGACCGAACAACGATACCGAACCTCAGAATGTGAACCTTTCGAACTACTGGTTGGGCGTAGATACCTTCCCGCTACCTGAAGGACGCGATTGGGATGCCATTCAGCGAACCACGTTCTTCCTTCACCAAGATGGTACGTTGGACAATGAAGCTCCCACAACCGATGAAGGATTCAAGATGTACGTGCACGATCCGGATGATCCTATCCGAACCGTGGGTGGTGCCAACATGATCGTGAAGACGCCAGATGGCGAGCGCGATGCACAAGGACAGTTCAACCTGAAAGACCCACGCTATGAGCCTTACACCATGAACCGTCCAGGAGTGATCAGCTTTGAGAGTGCGCCTGTAAAGGATTCTCTGTGCGTTATCGGCTATCCAACGGTGAAACTCTATGCCAAGAGCAACATCGGTGGTTTGGATGAAGGTCCGACCGACACGGATTTCCACATCCGTATTGTGGATGTCTACCCTGATGGCCGCGAATATTTTGTGCAGGACGGCCAAGTGAATGCCCGTGCCCGCGACTATGTGCGCATGCTGGTAGAAGAGCCTTGGAAGGATTACTCGCAGGAGCATCCGGGTGATGACATTCCGTTCACGAACATCAACATCGGTGAAATCTATGAGTACGTGTTCGAAATGCTTCCGATCGGTTACACGTTCGGTGATGGACACAAGATCAAGATCCTCATCAGCAGCAGTAACTACAACCGCTTCCAAGTGAATCCGAACATTCCGATCATGCCGGGCGAATTCTTCCGTAGAAAGCCGGGCGATGGAAAGACCTACATCTTCGAAGGCGAAGAATACTCACCTCGTGTAGCGATTCAGCGGGTGCATTTCTCTCCTGAGCATCCTACGCAGATCTCGCTTCCGATCTACACCAAGCAATACACAGGTATTGACGACCCGATCGCAGAAGCCAAAGGTCCGCAGATGTTGGTGTACCCCAATCCTGTCAACGATTTCGTGAGCATTTACATGGACAATGGCGGCACGTATAACCTGAAGATCATGTCTGTTGACGGAGCGTTGATCCGCACGGAACAGAACTTCAGAGATAACATGAATGTGGATGTTTCGACCTTGAGCCAAGGCATCTACTTCGTGGAGTTGACAGACACGAAGACCAACGAGCGTTTCGTACAGAAGTTCTCTAAACTTTAG
- a CDS encoding acyl-CoA thioesterase, producing the protein MSDKRTPESTLAINTEIVLPNDTNTLGNLMGGKLLHWMDVIAAISAHRLCKRVCVTASVNNVSFNQPIKLGDIVTLQSKVSRSFSSSMEIFIDVFVEDRSTSEKIKVNEAIYTFVAVDQLGNPIRVPEVVPETEEEKARYDGALRRRQLSLILSGKMKPNEATELKALFAD; encoded by the coding sequence ATGTCTGACAAACGCACACCCGAATCCACGCTGGCCATTAACACCGAGATCGTCCTGCCCAACGACACCAACACCTTGGGAAACCTGATGGGCGGCAAGCTGCTGCATTGGATGGATGTGATCGCGGCCATTTCGGCCCATCGCCTTTGCAAACGCGTGTGCGTGACCGCATCGGTCAATAACGTTTCATTCAATCAGCCCATCAAACTGGGCGATATTGTGACGTTGCAGTCCAAGGTGTCGCGGTCGTTCAGCAGCAGCATGGAGATCTTTATAGATGTGTTTGTGGAAGACCGCTCCACTTCGGAGAAGATCAAAGTAAATGAGGCCATTTACACGTTTGTGGCCGTGGATCAGCTCGGCAATCCGATACGTGTGCCGGAGGTTGTTCCGGAAACGGAAGAGGAAAAAGCCCGCTATGATGGCGCGCTACGCAGACGGCAATTGAGCCTTATTCTATCTGGAAAGATGAAGCCCAACGAGGCTACGGAATTGAAGGCGCTGTTTGCGGATTAA
- a CDS encoding T9SS type A sorting domain-containing protein, translating into MKTQLLSFFLLFFGMAAFAQNANFTFHDYSAASIEGDTIDFSAYYGKKVMVVNTASYCAFTPQFHDLQTLYNQYNQYNFEIIGFPCNDFDNQDPGNDSTILNFCTENYGVTFQMMSKIKAVVPDTAPVFRWLQEGALNGVSDAPITWNFNKFLIDEAGHWVAYHNSLVNPTSSVITDWIMSPSALGVANADKNEKPLVELFGSAGAYQMQLQLNDANTRSMDIRLYATDGQLIDVIYSGTAKGTHRLSYDVSSLPSGIYLIRASAGTTVQTLRYAVIGQ; encoded by the coding sequence ATGAAAACACAACTACTCTCTTTCTTCCTTCTTTTCTTTGGCATGGCAGCCTTTGCGCAGAATGCCAACTTCACCTTTCACGATTACTCCGCTGCCAGCATTGAAGGCGACACCATCGACTTCTCTGCCTATTACGGTAAGAAGGTGATGGTGGTGAACACGGCCAGTTACTGTGCGTTCACGCCTCAGTTCCACGACCTTCAAACGCTTTACAACCAATACAATCAGTATAACTTCGAGATCATCGGGTTTCCGTGCAACGATTTCGACAATCAGGATCCGGGCAACGATTCCACCATCCTCAATTTCTGCACCGAGAACTATGGGGTCACCTTTCAGATGATGTCGAAGATAAAGGCGGTGGTACCCGATACCGCTCCGGTGTTCCGTTGGTTGCAAGAGGGCGCGCTCAATGGCGTGTCAGACGCCCCTATCACATGGAACTTCAACAAATTCCTCATCGATGAGGCCGGACACTGGGTGGCCTACCACAACAGCTTGGTCAACCCGACCTCCAGCGTTATTACCGACTGGATCATGAGCCCATCGGCCTTGGGTGTGGCCAATGCCGACAAGAATGAAAAACCGTTGGTGGAACTGTTCGGTTCGGCAGGTGCCTACCAGATGCAACTGCAACTCAATGATGCCAATACCCGGTCCATGGACATCCGTCTTTACGCTACTGATGGCCAACTGATAGACGTTATCTACTCTGGCACCGCCAAAGGCACCCACAGGCTTTCGTACGATGTCTCTTCGCTGCCATCGGGCATCTACCTCATCCGCGCTTCTGCCGGAACCACGGTGCAGACACTGCGGTATGCGGTGATCGGCCAGTGA
- a CDS encoding tetratricopeptide repeat protein: MTRLFFLICLLSFPLCSMAQDAKLDSLWAVWNNKTEADTSRMNALLEVVRTNYSASKRDSMFYHSELVYRLAKSRGDKKNMANALKLQGLALKVKGETDSAFTYVERAFELFREADNKKSMGACLIDLGQILQSKGEYDKALEQYMKALEIVEASGEKYLIGNTYNSIGIVYKYQGNYPKAIENLLVALRIKEEIGDKRGIAACYNNIAVIHQDQGNYEQSLQTHQRSLEIREEIGDKRGTAMAYANMGNVFILQKQYDKGLENTLKALRIAEEVGDKYGIANCNMNVAVCYNKLGNYGKSLQHTKLTLNMFEEMGIQWGVAASYANMGSTYNLMKKPAEGRKWYSKSLALSRELGTKDQIKQSYLGLAESDSALHDYKGAYENYKMYLVYRDSLVNEENTKKTTQLEMQYEFDKKEAATQAEQDKKDAIAAEELRRKNLQRNASIGGLALMVLLASVFFVQRNRIGKEKARSEELLLNILPEEVATELKEKGHADAKLIDDVTVLFTDFKGFTAMSENLSPQQLVEDLNVCFSAFDHIMEKHGLEKIKTIGDAYMAAGGLPTPNSTHASDVVKAAFEMRDFVEQGKAKKVAAGLPYFEIRIGVHTGPVVAGIVGVKKFQYDIWGDTVNTASRMESSGEAGKVNISQSTYHLVKGLSEFAFVSRGEVEAKGKGKLKMYFVEIAS; encoded by the coding sequence ATGACACGACTGTTCTTCCTTATCTGCCTGCTTTCGTTCCCATTGTGTTCCATGGCGCAGGATGCCAAGTTGGACAGTCTTTGGGCCGTTTGGAACAACAAGACCGAAGCTGATACGAGTAGAATGAATGCGCTGCTTGAAGTTGTGCGAACAAACTATAGTGCTTCGAAACGTGACAGCATGTTCTACCATTCGGAGTTGGTGTATCGGCTTGCAAAAAGTCGTGGGGACAAAAAAAACATGGCAAATGCCTTGAAACTTCAGGGCCTTGCATTGAAGGTGAAGGGGGAAACAGATTCGGCCTTCACCTATGTTGAAAGAGCCTTTGAGCTTTTTCGCGAAGCCGACAACAAGAAGTCAATGGGTGCATGTCTGATCGATCTGGGTCAGATCCTTCAGTCAAAAGGGGAGTACGATAAGGCACTTGAACAGTATATGAAGGCTCTTGAAATTGTGGAGGCCAGCGGGGAGAAATACCTTATCGGCAATACATACAACAGCATTGGAATTGTATATAAGTATCAAGGCAACTATCCAAAGGCGATCGAGAATCTGTTGGTGGCGTTGAGAATAAAGGAAGAGATCGGAGACAAACGCGGAATAGCGGCCTGCTACAACAACATCGCTGTGATCCATCAGGATCAGGGAAACTATGAGCAATCGCTTCAAACACATCAACGGTCGCTTGAGATAAGAGAAGAAATTGGCGATAAGAGAGGGACTGCCATGGCATACGCCAACATGGGAAATGTCTTCATCCTTCAAAAGCAATATGACAAAGGGTTGGAAAACACCCTTAAAGCACTCAGAATTGCCGAAGAGGTTGGAGATAAATATGGAATTGCCAATTGCAACATGAACGTTGCTGTATGTTACAATAAACTTGGAAACTACGGGAAGTCTCTGCAGCACACGAAGCTGACCCTCAACATGTTTGAGGAAATGGGCATACAGTGGGGTGTTGCCGCTTCTTACGCCAATATGGGCAGTACCTACAATTTAATGAAGAAACCTGCCGAGGGCAGGAAATGGTATTCCAAAAGCCTTGCGCTCAGTCGGGAACTGGGAACAAAGGATCAGATCAAGCAATCATACCTTGGGCTTGCCGAGTCCGACAGTGCTTTGCATGACTACAAAGGCGCATACGAAAACTACAAGATGTATCTCGTTTACAGGGACAGTCTTGTGAATGAGGAGAACACGAAAAAGACCACCCAGTTGGAAATGCAGTATGAGTTTGACAAGAAGGAGGCCGCCACGCAGGCTGAGCAGGATAAGAAAGATGCGATCGCTGCTGAAGAATTGCGTAGAAAGAACCTACAACGCAATGCTTCCATCGGTGGATTGGCTTTGATGGTGCTGCTGGCATCGGTCTTCTTTGTGCAGCGCAACCGCATCGGCAAAGAGAAGGCACGCAGCGAAGAACTGTTATTGAATATCCTGCCCGAAGAGGTGGCCACGGAATTGAAAGAAAAAGGCCATGCCGATGCCAAGTTGATCGATGACGTGACGGTACTGTTCACCGATTTCAAAGGCTTCACGGCCATGTCTGAAAACCTGAGTCCACAGCAATTGGTGGAAGACCTCAATGTGTGTTTCTCCGCCTTCGACCATATCATGGAAAAACATGGGCTCGAAAAGATAAAGACCATTGGCGATGCCTACATGGCGGCTGGTGGGCTGCCAACTCCCAATTCAACCCATGCTTCGGATGTGGTGAAAGCCGCCTTTGAAATGCGTGATTTTGTGGAGCAGGGAAAAGCCAAAAAAGTAGCTGCTGGCTTGCCATACTTTGAGATACGCATCGGAGTCCACACAGGACCAGTTGTAGCAGGCATTGTTGGTGTCAAGAAATTCCAATATGACATTTGGGGAGATACCGTCAACACCGCCAGCCGCATGGAATCATCGGGCGAGGCAGGGAAGGTGAATATCAGCCAGAGTACCTACCACCTTGTCAAAGGTCTGTCTGAGTTTGCCTTTGTGAGTCGAGGAGAGGTAGAAGCGAAAGGCAAAGGCAAGTTGAAGATGTATTTCGTGGAAATTGCTTCTTGA